The following are encoded in a window of Halosolutus halophilus genomic DNA:
- a CDS encoding transcriptional regulator, translating into MTTDNPNEDELVEEFESRSSRANERSIEDEFYGIYECETCPNICLTVRDPPESMSCHGESMRRVTTCSIDVQTPELESVLLEAFGLPKSGIDICMCVIDQRAASASQVADQLGYDRSTVTRYLNKRVEVGMLGRRQLNREDGGVVNVYTGLPIEDVKRETIVGFYVWAGEAAKLIEAANLQKEEQLDERSNTEDDGEGMLIWERLKESMRSPFEESE; encoded by the coding sequence ATGACTACTGATAACCCGAACGAAGACGAGCTGGTCGAAGAATTCGAGTCGCGGAGTTCACGGGCGAACGAACGGAGCATCGAGGACGAGTTCTACGGAATCTACGAGTGTGAGACGTGTCCGAATATTTGCCTCACGGTTCGTGATCCGCCAGAGTCGATGTCGTGTCACGGCGAGTCGATGCGTCGGGTGACGACGTGTTCGATCGACGTCCAGACGCCCGAGTTGGAGTCCGTGCTGTTGGAAGCGTTCGGATTACCGAAGTCCGGAATCGACATCTGCATGTGCGTCATCGACCAGCGCGCGGCGTCGGCATCACAGGTGGCCGACCAACTCGGCTACGATCGGAGTACAGTGACTCGATACCTGAACAAACGGGTTGAGGTCGGCATGCTGGGACGCCGTCAACTCAACCGCGAGGACGGTGGCGTCGTCAACGTCTATACGGGGTTACCGATAGAGGACGTGAAGCGGGAAACGATCGTCGGCTTCTACGTCTGGGCCGGCGAAGCGGCGAAACTGATCGAGGCAGCAAATCTACAGAAAGAGGAACAACTCGACGAACGATCGAATACCGAAGACGACGGAGAAGGGATGCTTATCTGGGAGCGGTTGAAAGAATCGATGCGGTCCCCGTTCGAGGAGTCGGAGTAA
- a CDS encoding NAD(P)H-hydrate epimerase, whose product MDPGAFRTPTGLDVTGVTAEEMRDVDRVAVEEYGLSLLQMMEQAGRGLAREALDLVQEQPVVVLAGGGGNGGGGLACARHLANREIPVTVVLDRQPAELEGVVASQYHLLDRMEESIRTDVSAVDTPGLVVDALVGYGLEGPLRGSPRELVRWAEDAATTVLSLDVPSGIDATTGEEPGDAIHPARTFTLALPKTGLRETPSELILGDISVPVAVYETIGIPYTPPFGHEFSVSLDATKSPPGTRR is encoded by the coding sequence ATGGATCCCGGCGCGTTTCGGACACCGACTGGCCTCGACGTGACTGGAGTTACCGCCGAGGAGATGCGTGACGTCGATCGGGTCGCCGTCGAAGAGTACGGCTTGTCCCTGCTCCAGATGATGGAGCAGGCCGGTCGTGGACTCGCCCGCGAGGCACTGGACCTCGTCCAGGAGCAACCGGTCGTCGTCCTCGCCGGCGGGGGTGGTAACGGCGGTGGCGGCCTCGCGTGCGCCCGTCATCTCGCCAATCGAGAGATCCCGGTTACCGTGGTCCTCGATCGACAGCCGGCGGAATTGGAGGGCGTCGTCGCGAGCCAGTACCATCTGCTCGATCGCATGGAGGAATCGATCCGGACCGACGTCTCTGCCGTCGATACGCCGGGTCTCGTCGTCGACGCGCTCGTCGGATACGGTCTCGAGGGGCCACTCCGTGGCTCGCCTCGAGAACTCGTCCGATGGGCCGAGGACGCGGCGACCACGGTGCTGTCGCTGGACGTTCCATCCGGTATCGATGCAACGACGGGAGAAGAGCCCGGTGACGCGATCCATCCCGCACGAACGTTCACGCTCGCCCTTCCGAAAACGGGACTGCGCGAGACGCCGTCGGAACTCATTCTCGGCGACATTAGCGTCCCGGTCGCCGTCTACGAGACGATCGGCATCCCGTACACGCCACCGTTCGGTCACGAGTTTTCCGTCAGCCTCGACGCGACGAAATCCCCGCCCGGCACCCGTCGATAA